The following nucleotide sequence is from Pedobacter sp. PACM 27299.
AGGTGTGAAAAACATAGAATTCTTCCTGTACAGACTAACTCAATTGTATGCTTAACAACAGAAAATCAGTCTTGCTCCACAACATTTGGGATTGATCCTATCCAGATCAACACGTTCATTTGTGGATAGGACTTTAACGCCATGATTTCTTTCCAGATCTGCAATTTTCATTAAAGCCTCCCGTAGATTACGGCTGAAGCGGTCATGATCCAGTACAATGAGGTATTGACATTCTCCCTTAAACTTCTTTAAGAAGTCCTCTAAGGCACGATAATCGGGGCGATCGAATGTATAACTATCCTCGCCATTATCTTTAAATACAGCAATTATGTTTAAGTTATTTCTTCTGTACTTCTGAAACCGAAAGGTCTTTTCACTCTATTAAAACTGCTGAAACATATAAATCTATTGAACCAAAAATAGATCTTCTTATGGTGATCGTTTCAAAACTCGATGACAAATGGTTACAATAATAAAAACAGGAACCAGCATAAGAGGTGTACTTCATTATAATGAAAACAAAGTTGCGGATGGGGAAGTGAAGTTAATTCTGGCAAGTGGCTTTGCTGGTGAAATTGAGAATATGACTTATTCAAAATAAGGTACCTCGGTTTCAGCTTTTAACGGAGTTAAAACCAAGTGTTGAAACGAATGCTTTGCACATATCCTGAAATTTTGATGCGTCTGAAAATATCAGTAGCGCTAAGATGCAGGATATTGCAATAGCTTATATGGAACGTATTGGATTAGGTGATCAACCTTTTTTAGTATACCGACATAATGATG
It contains:
- a CDS encoding recombinase family protein, which codes for MIAVFKDNGEDSYTFDRPDYRALEDFLKKFKGECQYLIVLDHDRFSRNLREALMKIADLERNHGVKVLSTNERVDLDRINPKCCGARLIFCC
- a CDS encoding relaxase/mobilization nuclease domain-containing protein, producing MERIGLGDQPFLVYRHNDAGHQHLHIATVSI